The following nucleotide sequence is from Borrelia sp. A-FGy1.
GAGAATTATATCCATTATGGGTACAAGGAAGATTTTGATAATTATTTTCCGTCTAATGAATATATAGATTTAGGGTTGTTAAAATATAAAAGCTTAACAAATCATAATTATTCTCTGAATTATAGTTTTACTTTGGAGGAATATATTAATGATAGATAGAGATGTATTTGATTTAATTGAAAGAGAATATAAAAGAGAGAGAGAAAGCATTAAACTTATTGCTTCAGAAAATTTTGTATCGTCAAATGTAAGAAAAGCTGTAGGTAGTATTTTGACTAATAAATACGCTGAGGGCTATCCTTTAAAGAGATATTATGGAGGTTGTTTTGTTGTTGATGAAATTGAAAATTTAGCTATATCAAGGGCAAGGAAACTTTTTGGGGCAAATTATGCTAATGTACAGCCACATAGTGGTTCTCAAGCCAATATGGCTGCAATAATGGCCCTTATTAATCCTGGCGATAGAATTCTTGGAATGGAATTGTCTCATGGGGGGCATTTGACTCATGGAAGCAGAGTTAGTTTTTCTGGGATATTTTTTAATACTTATTCTTATGGGGTATCAAGGGACACTGAGACTATTGATTATGATGAAGTAATGGACTTAGCTAAGAAATATAGACCAAATTTAATAATAGCGGGTGCTTCTTCTTATTCGAGGGAAATTGATTTTAAAAAGTTTCGTCAGATAGCAGATGAAGTTTCTGCTTATCTTTTATGCGACATTGCTCATACGGCAGGGCTTGTTGTTACAGGTTTTCATAATTCTCCTGTTGATGTTGCGCATCTTACTACAAGTACTACTCATAAAACTTTAAGAGGCCCTAGAGGAGGATTAATCATTTCAGGTAAAGAATTTAAGAGAATGGTTAGTTCTAACATGAAGGAAAGGTCACTTGAGACTTCTATTGATGCTTGCGTTTTTCCAGGTATTCAGGGAGGACCTTTGATGCATGTTATTGCGGGAAAAGCGATAGCTTTTGGTGAAGCTTTAAGGGATGATTTTAGAAATTATATATCTAAAGTAATAGAGAATACTAAAATTATGGCTGACTATTTTAGTGCAGAGGGTTTTAGAATAGTTAGCGGAGGAACAGATAATCATTTATTTTTGGTTGATCTTGGTGTGTTAGGTATTACAGGAGCTGATGCTGAGAAAATTCTTGAGGGTGTAAATATTACGATTAATAAAAATACTATTCCTTTTGATTCAAGAAACCCTTCTATAACTTCTGGTATTAGAGTAGGTGCAGCAGCTATTACTTCAAGAGGTTTAGATAAAGACGATGCTCTTAAGGTTGCTAGCCTTATTATTAGGGCGTTAAAAGCTAAATCAGAGGGTGAATATAGGAAAATAAAGAGGGAAGTTATAGAATTTATTAGTAGTTTTAGTATGCCTTAATTTTAATTTATAGGTTATTTGTTTTGTTATCTAATTTATTTCAAATTTTCTTTTTGTTTATATTGTTTATTTTTATTTTAAATCCCTTTATTTTAAGCATATTTTTCATGCTTATTGTTTTTTTGATAATATCTAGTCTTTTGGGTGGATTTAAGGTATATACAACAAGAGATTACTTTCATTCTAAGGTAAGAGAGTTCGAGTTTTACAAGTTATCTTTTTTGCTTATGGCTAAGTTAATTTCTATTTTGGGATCAATGACAGGAGAACAGTTAAATTATATTAACTTCATCATTAATTCTTTAAATTTATCTGAAAGACATAAAACAGAGCTTTATAATATATTCCATTTTTCCATTACTAAGAACAGAAATGCAGACAAAATATTATATGCATTAAAGCTTGGATATTTTCAACATAGAGATCTTTTTATTTGGCTTGTTTCGACTCTTAAAGAAATTAATAATTTGGCTAGATATAGAAATTCAGATGGCGATAAATTTATTCTTTATATTATTTCTTTTCTTGAGCTTGATTTTGAAAGTTACAATACTTATAAGGATATTAAAATAGAAATTATTAATCCTTATGAAGTATTGGGTTTAAAGTACGATTCTAGTGATAATGATATAAAAAGAGTATATAAAAAGTTAGTTATTCAATATCATCCAGATAGATTTGCAAATGAACCTATGAAACAAAAGGAGGCTAGTGAAAAATTTATTAAAATTCGAGATGCTTATGAAAAGATATGTAGAGAAAGAAATTTGAAATAAAGGGAAAATACATAATCTTCTGAGTAATAGAGATTAACTCAGAAGATTATACTTTTATTTGAATAAAATAATTTTTTATTCTTTAAATAATTTTATTTGTTTTTTATTCATCAAAAGCAACCTTGAATGCTAAAAATGCACTTCCCATTTTATCTTTTTTTGCAAGTAGATTATTTGAATCCCACCCAAATGTAATTGTTGTAAATTTTATTATTTTCTCTAGTTCGATCCCGGCTTTTAGATATAATTTTTTATCTGAATCTTTAAATGAGCCTAAAATATGAGTGCCTACATATGGAGTTATATATGTTTTTGATGATATAGATTCTACAGGTATAGCATAGTCAACATATAAAGCAGCTCCAATCTTAGCAGCGTTTACAAATGAAATATTATTGGTATCTTGCTTGGTATCAGTAGCATCTTGATTAAGAAGAGCAATAATATCATCTGTATTAGGTTTTTCTTTTAGTAAGTCATAAATTCCACCTGAAATTATCCATCCAATCCCAGGAAGGATTC
It contains:
- the glyA gene encoding serine hydroxymethyltransferase codes for the protein MIDRDVFDLIEREYKRERESIKLIASENFVSSNVRKAVGSILTNKYAEGYPLKRYYGGCFVVDEIENLAISRARKLFGANYANVQPHSGSQANMAAIMALINPGDRILGMELSHGGHLTHGSRVSFSGIFFNTYSYGVSRDTETIDYDEVMDLAKKYRPNLIIAGASSYSREIDFKKFRQIADEVSAYLLCDIAHTAGLVVTGFHNSPVDVAHLTTSTTHKTLRGPRGGLIISGKEFKRMVSSNMKERSLETSIDACVFPGIQGGPLMHVIAGKAIAFGEALRDDFRNYISKVIENTKIMADYFSAEGFRIVSGGTDNHLFLVDLGVLGITGADAEKILEGVNITINKNTIPFDSRNPSITSGIRVGAAAITSRGLDKDDALKVASLIIRALKAKSEGEYRKIKREVIEFISSFSMP
- a CDS encoding J domain-containing protein, with amino-acid sequence MLSNLFQIFFLFILFIFILNPFILSIFFMLIVFLIISSLLGGFKVYTTRDYFHSKVREFEFYKLSFLLMAKLISILGSMTGEQLNYINFIINSLNLSERHKTELYNIFHFSITKNRNADKILYALKLGYFQHRDLFIWLVSTLKEINNLARYRNSDGDKFILYIISFLELDFESYNTYKDIKIEIINPYEVLGLKYDSSDNDIKRVYKKLVIQYHPDRFANEPMKQKEASEKFIKIRDAYEKICRERNLK